CAGTACCGTCACTGGCACCTTCTGGGGGTCCGTGGTGGCCAGGATGAAGATGACGTGGCCCGGGGGCTCCTCCAGGGTCTTCAACATGGCGTTGAAGGCATTGCGGGAGAGCATGTGCACTTCGTCGATGATGTAGACCTTGTAGCGCCCGGCGGTGGGGGCGTACTGGGCGTTCTCCAGAATCTCCCGCATGTTGTCCACGCCGGTGTTGGAGGCGGCGTCCAGCTCGATCAGGTCCACGAAGCGGCCGCTGTCGATCTGGGTGCAGGCGCCGCACTGGCCGCAGGGCTGGGCGGTGGGCGTATCGCTGCTCTCGCAGTTCAGGCACTTGGCCAGGATGCGGGCCAGGGTGGTCTTGCCCACCCCCCGGGTGCCGGTGAACAGGTAGGCGTGATGCAGGCGCCCCTGGGTCAGGGCATTGGACAGGGCGCGCACCACATGCTCCTGGCCCACCAGTTGCTCAAAGGTGCGGGGCCGCCATTTGCGGGCAAGGACTTGATGGCTCATCAGGCGAACAAGGCCAGTCTGGTCATGCGGGGTCTCAACGGGTGCGTACTGGGCGATATGAATGAGGTGGCGAGCCTGACCCCCGGCACTGGCATGGACCGCTGTGGCTGCTTCCTTCCGGACCTGACCAGATTCACGGCTTGACCATGCGGGGAGGCCCGCCGCCCCGGATTCTACACGAGCAGGGCCGCCAAGTCGTCCGCTGGGCCGCCCCAAGGACGGCTTGCCCCCTCGGGGGCAGCGCAGACCGAGGGTCAGCGCCGGGGGCTCACGTCACTCGTCTCTCCGGGGCTCCGCCAGCCTGCGCGCCTGGACTGCCGCTGCCAGTTCCCGCAGCAGAGGCTCGGTGGCATCCCAGCCGATGCAGGCGTCGGTGATGGACTGGCCGTAGGCCAGGGGCTTTCCAGGCACCAGGTCCTGGCGCCCCGGGCTCAGGTGGCTTTCGATCATCACCCCCATGATGCGCTCGTCGCCGGCAGCGATCTGCCGGGCCACGTCCTGGCCCACCTCGATCTGGCGCTCGAACTGCTTGCTGGAGTTGGCGTGGGACAGGTCGATCATCACCTGGGGGCGCAAACCGGCGGCGGCCAGGTCGGTACATACCTGGCTGACGCTCTCGGCATCGAAGTTGGGTTTCTTGCCCCCCCGCAGGATCACGTGGCAGTCCTCGTTGCCGGCGGTCCTGAACACCGCCACATGGCCGGACTTGGTGATGGACACGAAGTGGTGGGGGGCGTTGGCGGCCTTGATGGCATCCACGGCGATACGGATGTTGCCATCGGTGCCGTTCTTGAAGCCCACGGGACAGGACAGGCCCGAGGCCAGCTGGCGATGGGACTGGGATTCCGTGGTGCGGGCGCCGATAGCCCCCCAGGACACCAGGTCGGCGATGTACTGGGGCGAGATCAGGTCCAGGAACTCGGTGCCGCAGGGCAGGCCCTGCTCGTTGATCTCCAGGAGCAGCTTGCGGGCCAGGCGCAGGCCCTCGTTGATGTCGAAGCTCTCGTTCAGGTGGGGATCGTTGATGAGCCCCTTCCAGCCCACGGTGGTGCGGGGTTTCTCGAAGTACACCCGCATGACCACCACCAGTTCCCGGGCCAGTTCCGTCGCCAGGGCCTTGAGCTTGTGGGCGTACTCCATGGCCGCCCTGGTGTCGTGGATGGAGCAGGGCCCGACGATGACCACCAGACGGTCGTCGGCACCCCGCAGCACGTCATGTATCTGCTTGCGCCCGTCGAAAGTGGTCTTGAGGGCCGTCTCCGAGGCCTTCAGCTCGCGCATGACCTGCATGGGGGCCAGCAGTTCATCGCCCTGTTCGATCCGGGTGTCATCGGTACGGTAGCCCGTCATGGTTCACTACTCCTGTCGTGGTGCCAGCCCAAACAAAAAAACCGCCAGGCTGGCGGTTTTTCGGGGACAACGTCGATTAACTGCGCGCGTGCTTCCCAACCGCCGGGAGGAGGGGTTGGCTAAATCGAAAATAGCGCGCAGTGGTATTCATGGGGCAGGATGCTATCAGACCTTGGCTGACATGGCACGGCCCCCGCCATCTCTCTTCGGTCGTTGCCGCCCCCCGAGGGGGCCAAGTCGTTCTTGGGTCGGCCCAGCGAACGACTTGAGAGCCCAGCCAAAACCTGAATTTCAGGCAGCCACCTTCGGCAGGCGATGCAGGGCCGCCTCGATCTCGTGTTCCGGATAGGCGTAATCCTCCAGCTGGCCGGAGAAATAGCGGTCGTAGGAGGACATGTCGAAGTGGCCATGGCCGGAGAGGTTGAAGAACAGGGTCCTGGGCTCGCCGGTTTCCTTGCAGCGCAGGGCCTCGTCCATGCAGGCGCGGATGGCGTGGCAGGACTCCGGCGCGGGAATGATGCCCTCGGCCCGGGCGAAGGCCACGCCGGCCTCGAAGGTGGCCACCTGGGGCACGGCCACCGCCTCGATCAGCTTCTCGTGGTAGAGCTGGGACACCAGGGGCGAGTCGCCGTGGTAGCGCAGGCCGCCGGCATGGATGCCCGGGGGCATGAAGTCGTGGCCCAGGGTGTACATGAGCATCAGGGGGGTCAGGCCCACCGCGTCGCCGAAGTCATAAGCATAGTGGCCCTTGGTGAGGGTGGGGCAGGAGGTAGGCTCCGCCGCCACCAGGCGCGTGTTCCGGGCCTTGGCATCCCCCGCCGCCTTGTCCGCCAGGAAGGGGAAGGCCGTGCCGGCGAAGTTGGAGCCACCGCCGCAACAGGCGAACACCATGTCCGGGTAGTCGCCGACCTTCTCGAACTGCTTCTTGGCTTCCAGGCCGATGACGGTCTGGTGGTGGCAGACGTGGTTCAGCACGGACCCCAGGGCGTAGTTGGTGTCGGGCCGATTGGCGGCCTCTTCCACGGCCTCGGAGATGGCAATGCCCAGGCTGCCGTTGGATTCCGGGTCCAGTTCCAGGATCTTGCGGCCGGACACGGTGTTGGGTGTGGGGCTGGCGAACACCTCGGCGCCCCAGGTCTGCATCATGGAGCGGCGGTAGGGCTTCTGGTTGTAGGACACCTTCACCATGTAGACGCGCACGTCGATGCCGAACATCTGCCCGGCCAGGGCCAGGGAACAGCCCCACTGGCCAGCGCCGGTCTCGGTGGCCAGGCGCTTGATGCCCGCCTGGGCGTTGTAATAGGCCTGGGCGATGGAGGTGTTGACCTTGTGGGAGCCGGCCGGTGAGACACCCTCGTACTTGTAATAGATCTTCGCCGGGGTGCCCAGGGCCGCTTCCAGCTTGTGGGCGCGGAACAGGGGGCTGGGCCGGTACATGCGGTAGGCCTCCCGCACCGGCTCGGGAATGGGAATCCAGCGCTCGGCGGAGACTTCCTGCTCGATCAAGGTCATGGGGAAGATTGCCGCCAGGGCCTCCGGGCCCACGGGCTTGCCGTCCGGCCCCAGGGGAGGCGCCGGCTTGTTGGGCATGTCCGCCACCACGTTGTACCAATGGGTGGGGATGTCGCTCTCGTCCAGCAGGATCTTGGTCTGGGGCATGGTCAGGTTCTCCTAGTGGTCAGTTCAGGTTTCAAGTCGTGCCCGGACCGTCCGACAGCGGCCCTGGCACAACTTGAATCAGCGGCGAAAGTTGGCATCCTACCTTTCCAGGGCAGTCAAATACATGACCCAGGACAGGGTAGAGCAGTCCCTGGGCCGATATGCCAAGATGAAACCAGGAGATACACAATATCCATATGCCCCTCCGCCCCGCCCAGGCCCGCTGGTTCGAAACCTACCTGCCCCGCAGTCAGACGGTGCAGGGTGTGGAGGTGCTGGCCCGCACGGGCGCGGTGGAACTGGAGACCTACCCCCGCCCCGTGGACGCCACGGAAACGTCCAGGCTGCGCTACTTCGTGGACCAGTTCCATCATCTGGCCAGGGCCCATGGGGCGGACATGCCCCACATCGGTGCCCAGGCCTCCCACCTGGTGGGTGATCCCATCCACCTTGCCAACCAGGCCCTGCATCGCTTGCGGCACTGGTGCGACAGGGTGGATCTGGCCCATGTCCGCATGGACCAGTTGGAGGCCGAAATCCACCACCTGATGCTGCTGCGGGAGTGCGTGGAGGCCATGGCCCGGGACGCGGTGGATCTTGACCGGGTGTTCAGCAAATCCCGGTTCCTGTGCAAATGCCTTTTTGCCTGTCCCAAGCAGGCGGCCCAGGTTCCCTTGCCCAGGGAAGGAGTCGAGGAGGTGTTGCACGGCCAGGACTGGGATTTCCTCTACGTGGCGGGGCTCCCGGAGAAACGCCACCTGATACGCCAACTGGCGGTGGAGCACGGCTGCGAGCAGATCGCGATCCCCGCCTGGCTGGCCGGCGGGCCGGAGGACCAGCGCCGGGCATTGCAGCACCGCCTGGCGGACGCCCACCGGGAGCTGGCCCATCGCAAGATTGAGCTGCGCACCCTCCGGGAGGAAGTCCAGGTGGCCCAGGACAGGGCGGACGTGGGCACCCTGCGGTGGTACCTGAACCATGCCCCCGACACCCTGGGAGCCGGCCCGCTCAACCGGATCTGCGGCTGGACCACGGTCCGGCCGGATGCCTTGCGGGACGCCCTGGCCAAAGCGGGCATCCAGGCCATCATCCGCAGCCCCCGGCCCCCGGCCAAGGCGGCCCCACCCGTGGCCAGCGCCGCCGACTGGTGGGCCCAGCCCTTCCGGCCCCTGGTGGAGATGCTGGGCCCGCCGGGGCGTCAGGAGGTGGACCCCACGGGCCTGCTGGCCCTGGTGGTGCCCCTGCTGTTCGGCTACATGTTCCCCGACTTGGGCCATGGCCTGGTGCTGGCCGTGGCCGCCCTGGCCCTCTCGCCACGCTGGCCCAAGGTCAGGTTCCTCATCCCCTGTGGCATATCGGCGATGATCTTCGGCCTGCTTGCCGGGGATGTGTTCGGCCTTCACGACCTGATCCCGCCGCTATGGCAGCCCCCCCTGGATGCGCCCCTGCTGGTGCTGGCCATCCCCATGGTCTTCGGCGCCCTGCTGATGTTGCTGGGACTGGTCTTCGCCGGCGTCCAGGCCCACTGGCGAGGCGAGGGGCGTCCATGGTTCTGGAAAGAAGGGGCCATGGCGGTGCTGTACCTGGCCGTCCTGCTGGGTCTGGTTTATCCCCCCGCCTTCCTGCTGGCCGGAGCAGCCGCCCTGCAGTTCCTCGGCGCCGGAATTCATCAGGCCCCTGCCGGTGGGCGGCGCGCCGCCCTGCCCATCCTGGTGGGAGACCTGCTGCTGGGGATCTTCGAGCTGAGCATCAACACCCTGTCCTTCCTGCGGGTGGGGGCCTTCGCCCTGGGCCACGCCGCCCTTTCCCAGGCCGTGCTCACCCTGGCCGAGGCCACGGACTGCTCCTGGGGCTGGTGGTTGGTCATGGTGCTGGGCAACCTCTTCGCCCTGGCCCTGGAGGGGCTGCTGGTGTTCGTGCAGACCACCCGCCTGGTGCTGTTCGAGTTCTTCATCCGCTTCCTGCGGGGTGAAGGTCGTGCCTTCCGGCCGGTGGCGCAACCGCCAGTGACAGGAGGCCGCCGGAATAAGGGAAAATGAGACCCCTTCCGCTTCCGCCCGTGCCTCCGTCATGAAAGCCGACCTCACAGAACACACCCTGGACTCCCGCGACGAATACCGGGGCCGCCTGCTGCACGTGAAGAAAGACCGGGTGCGCCTGCCGGACGGCGCCGAATCCACCCGGGAATACATCGTCCACCCCGGCGCGGCGGTGATCATCCCGGTGTTCGAGAACGGCGACATCCTGCTGGAGCGCCAGCACCGCTATCCCCTGCGGCGGGACTTCATCGAACTGCCCGCCGGCAAGTTCGACCCGGACGAAACCGAACTGGCCTGCGCCCGGCGGGAACTCCAGGAGGAAACGGGCTACCTGGCCCAAAGCTGGTCGGAGCTGCCCACCTTCTACCCCTGCATCGGCTACGCCAACGAGCGCCTGGTTTATTTCCTGGCGGAGGGCCTGGAATACAGCGGCGAGAACATGGACGAGGACGAATTCCTGGAGATCCTGCGGGTGCCCCTCCCGGAGGCCATCGCCATGATCGGCGACGGCCGCATCGACGAGGCCAAGACCGTGATGGGCCTGCTGTGGTACGAGCGCTTCGCCCTGACAGCACTCAAACCTTGAACTGATCCAGCTCCGACTTGAGGCGCGCCGCCAGGTCCCCCAGGTGGGCGGCGGTGGTGGACACCTGCTCGGAGGAAGCGCTGTTTTCCTCCACCATCTGGGCGATGCGTTCCACGTTCTGGGCGATCTCCGTGCTGGCGATGCGCTGTTCCCTGGAGGCGCTGGCGATCTCGTCCACCTTTTCCCGCACCAGTTCCGCCGCGCCATGGATATCGGTAAGCACCCGGGCGGTCTCGCCCACGCTGCGCTCCCCCACCTCGGCCCGCTGGCTGCTGGCATCCATGTTGGTGACCGCCTGGCGGGTCTCCTGCTGGATGGCGCTGATCATGCCGGTGATCTGGGTGGTGGCGCCGGAGGTGCGCTCCGCCAGCTTGCGCACCTCGTCCGCCACCACGGCGAAGCCCCGGCCCTGCTCCCCGGCCCGGGCCGCCTCGATGGCGGCATTCAGGGCCAGCAGGTTGGTCTGGTCGGCGATGTCCTTGATCACCTGGACGATGCCGCTGATCTCGTCGGCGCGGACGTTGAGGCCCTCGATCTGCCGGGCCGCGTCCCGCACCGCCTGGGCGATGACGATCATTTCCCGGCTGGCCTCGTTGGCCACGCTCTGGCCCTGGTCGGACATGCGTCCCGCCTCATCGGCGGTGGCGTTGGCGTCCTGGGTCTGGTCCGCGGTGTGGGACACGGATACGGTCAGTTCCTCCACCGAAGCTGCCGCCGAGGAAATCGCCTCGCTTTGCCGGGTGGTGGCCTGGGCGATGAGATTGGAGCCGGCGGCCACCTCATGGGAGGCGATGTCCACCTGGTCGGCCGCGTCCTTGGCGCTCTGGATCAGTTGGGCCAGGGCCTCCCGGGCCCGGTTCACGTCGGTGGCGATACGCCCCAGCTCATCCCGGCTGGCCACCCGGGCGGGGCGGCTCAAATCGCCGGCGGCCAGGGCGGTGGAGGTGAGGTTCACCTCCCCCACGGCCTGGAGGATACCCGCGTGCATGCCCAAGACGATGTAGCCCGTGAGGCCCAGCATGACCAGGGTGAGGGCGATGCTGAACACCATGTGCTCGCGGTTGGACTGCTTGCGCCCTTCCAGAATGTGGGTGAGGGCTTTTGTGGCGACGTCAGTAAACTGGATGGCCGCGTCGATGGGCCGGGTGGCGGCGGCGAAATATTCGGTGCTGGGCAGGGTAAAGCCTTCCGCCACCGCCTCGCTCATGGTCAGTTCCACGCCGCGCCGCACCTCTTCCTGCATGGCCTCGCTCAAAGGCGCCAGGCGCTCCCGCAGGCTGGGGTTGACCTCCATGGCATAGGCCAGGTTGTTGGCCAGGTTTTTCGCATACACCCGGATCTGGGCCGTGAGAGCAGTCACCTGGGCCTTCTCGTCCGGGGTGATGGCCTTGCGCGCCAGGATGCCGGCGGTCTTGCCCCGGGTCTTGCCCAGCAGCTCGATCAGGGGCCAGGCCTGGTTGACGATGCTGTCCTGGAGATAAAAGCTGTCCGCCTCCGGGTCCAGGGTCAGGCCGGAACGGAAGGCCATGTCCTGGGCCAGGTCGAGGATGTGGTCCACCAGCTTCGTGTGGGTGGCGAAGCTCTGGGGCGCCGGCGTATCCGCCCCCTGGGCCGCCAGGGGCGACCATTGCTCGCCGATGGTCTTGATGCCCTCCGCCTCGCCGAAGGCATTGACATTCTCCGCGGCGCGGGCGTTCAACGCCACCAGGGCCGCCTGCATGTCCGCCGCCGCCTTGCGCACCTTGGGTTCCGCGGCGGCATCGCCGGACAGCCAGGCATTGGACAGCCCCCGGTGTTTCTGGGTGGCGATGAGGGCGGGCTGCATGGTCTGCAGGAAGCTGATGCCCTTCACCTCCCGGTCAGCGATGGCATAGGCCTGGATCAGGTTGGGAATGGCCATGGCCAGGAGATAGAGGATGGGGATCAGGGCTATTCCCACCGTCAACAGAAATTTCCCGGAAAAACTCAGGCGGTTTAGCAGGGCGATGATGGGCTTCAGCATGGTGGTCTCATGGCCACGGACAATGGGCCTTTATCGGACAAAACCATCGCAACTTGAGGCCGCCCGCACCGCAGGCCGGACAGCGGCCGCCGGGTCCGGGTGGTAACATGCCGACGGTTTCGCCCTGCCCTCCTCCGTCATGCCGATCAGCACCCTCGAAGATCTTTCCGCCGCCGTGCGGCAATTCGGCCGCGAGCGGGACTGGCACCAGTATCACGACCCCAAGAACCTCACCGCCGCCCTCATCGTGGAAGCGGCGGAACTGCTGGAACCCTTCCAGTGGCTCACCCCGGAGCAAAGCCTTCAACTGCCGGAGCCCAAGCGGGAGGCCGTGCGCCAGGAAATGGCGGACGTGCTCATCTACCTGGTGAGCCTGGCCAACTGCCTGGACATCGATCTCCTCCAGGCCGCCGAGGACAAGCTGGCCATCAATGCGCGCAAGTACCCCGTGGAGAAGGCCAAGGGTTCCTGCGCGAAGTCCCACGAACTCTGACCCACCGATCCCGACCCCACCATGAGCGACCCAAAGCCCTACTACCGCCACCACCTGTTCTTCTGCCTGAACCAGCGGGAGGACGGCGGCGCCTGCTGCGCCGACCACAACGCCGAGGCCCTGTTCGAACACGCCAAGAAGAAGGCCAAGAAGCTCGGCCTGCACGGCAAGGGGGGCGACTGCCGGGTGAACCGGGCCGGCTGCATGGACCGCTGCGACCAGGGCCCCGTGTGCGTGGTCTACCCGGACGCCACCTGGTACACCTACGTGGACGAGGCGGACATCGACGAGATCCTGGAGTCCCACCTGCGGGACGGCAAGGTGGTGGAGCGGCTGAAGATCTAGTCCCTCCCTCTCCCCCCGGGAAAGGGATGGGGTGAGGGAACAAGGCATCCATACCCTGCACACCCATATGAAACGCCACAAGCTGCGCATCAAGCTCCCGGTCGGCAGGATCGAGACCGTCATCGAGGACCCGGAGGAAGGCCGCCGGGGACTGGCCCTCATCGCCCATCCTCACCCCCTCCATGGCGGCAGCCTGGACAACAAGGTGGCCTGGACCCTGGCCAGGGCCGCGGTGAACCGGGGCCTGGTGGCTATCCGCCCCAACTTCCGCGGCGTGGGGGAGAGCGAGGGAACCTTTGACCACGGCATCGGCGAGACCGAGGACCTGCTGGGCCTGGCCGCCAGCATCGCCCCCCACTACCCTGGCTTGCCCTGGACCCTTCTGGGCTTCTCCTTCGGCGCTTACGTGCAACATCGGGTCGCGGCGGAATTGAATGCCGAGCGCCTCATCATGGTGGGCCCGGCGGTCACCATGTACGACTTCGCCGGCCCCGCCATCTCCGCCCACATCATCCACGGCGTGGAGGACGAGCTGATCCCCATCGCCGCCGTCAGGAAATATGCCCATGCCCACGGCATCCCCTTGCACGAGATCGAGGGGGCGGGGCATTTCTTCCACGGCAGGCTGAAGCCCCTCCAGGCCCTGGTTGAAAGCCTGTGCCGTTAGCCCCCCTCTCCATCCGCCGCCTCACCAAGCGCTACGGCGCCACCGCCGTGGTGGACGGCCTGGACCTGGAACTGGCCCCCGGCCGCTGCCACGGCCTGCTGGGCCCCAACGGCGCCGGCAAGACCACCACCCTGCGCCTGTCCCTGGGCCTCGTCGGCGCGGACGCGGGCGACATCCATCTCATGGGCCACCCCATGCCGGCGGAGGGCGCCGCCGCCCGGCGGCGTGTAGGGGTGGTGCCCCAGGCCGACAGCCTGGACCCGGACTTCACCGTGCGGGAGAACCTGCTCACCTACGGCCGCTACTTCGGCCTGAAACGGGCCGAGATGGCCGCCCGCATCCCCGCCCTCCTGGCCTTCGCCGGCCTGGAGGCCAAGGCCGACGCCCCCATCGCCAACCTGTCCGGCGGCATGAAGCGCCGCCTCACCCTGGCCCGGGCCCTCATCAACGACCCGGAGCTCGTCTTCCTGGACGAGCCCACCACCGGCCTGGACCCCCAGGCCCGGCACCTCATCTGGCAGGGCCTGCGCCGGCTCATCGCCCAGGGCAAGACCCTGCTGCTCACCACCCACTTCATGGAGGAGGCGGAGCGCCTGTGCGACGTCATCAGCGTCATGGACCAGGGGCGCATCATCGCCCAGGGCACGCCCCGGGAACTCATCGCCACCCACATCGAACCCCACGTGGTGGAGGTCTTCGGCGAGGGCCTGCTGGAATGGAACACATGCGCCTCCCGCTTCTGCCGCCGCTGCGAGACCGCGGGGGAAACCCTGTTCTGCTACACGGACGACCCCCAGGCCGTGGTGGCGGACCTGGAAGGCGACACCGCCCGGGCCGCCGGCCTGCGCTACCTGCATCGGCCCGCCAACCTGGAAGACGTGTTCCTCAAGCTCACCGGGAGGGATTTGCGTGACTGAGTCCCCCATACCCAACCCATCACCCCGACGAAAGCCGGGGTCCAGGGATTTTGATCTTCTGGATTCCGGCGAAAGCCGGAATGACCGCCAGGCGCGGAGGCAGCGCCCATGAACTGGTTCCCCGTCTGGCTGCGCAACTTCAAGGTGTGGAAGAAGCTGGCGGGCCCTTCCCTGCTGGGCAACCTGGCCGACCCCATGCTCTACATGCTGGGCCTGGGCTACGGCCTGGGGGGCCTGCTGCAACAGGTGGACGGCGTGCCCTACCTCAACTTCCTGGCCGCCGGCATGCTGTGCTACAGCGTCATGAACAGCGCCACCTTCGAGACCCTCTACTCCGCCTTCTCCCGCATGCACGTGCAGAAAACCTGGGAGGCCATCCTCAACACCCCCCTGGGCCTGAAGGACGTGCTGCTGGGGGAACTGGCCTGGGCCACCTTCAAGAGCATGCTTTCCGGCGCCGCCATCATGCTGGT
This window of the Thiobacillus sp. genome carries:
- a CDS encoding ATP-binding cassette domain-containing protein, giving the protein MPLAPLSIRRLTKRYGATAVVDGLDLELAPGRCHGLLGPNGAGKTTTLRLSLGLVGADAGDIHLMGHPMPAEGAAARRRVGVVPQADSLDPDFTVRENLLTYGRYFGLKRAEMAARIPALLAFAGLEAKADAPIANLSGGMKRRLTLARALINDPELVFLDEPTTGLDPQARHLIWQGLRRLIAQGKTLLLTTHFMEEAERLCDVISVMDQGRIIAQGTPRELIATHIEPHVVEVFGEGLLEWNTCASRFCRRCETAGETLFCYTDDPQAVVADLEGDTARAAGLRYLHRPANLEDVFLKLTGRDLRD
- a CDS encoding alpha/beta hydrolase produces the protein MKRHKLRIKLPVGRIETVIEDPEEGRRGLALIAHPHPLHGGSLDNKVAWTLARAAVNRGLVAIRPNFRGVGESEGTFDHGIGETEDLLGLAASIAPHYPGLPWTLLGFSFGAYVQHRVAAELNAERLIMVGPAVTMYDFAGPAISAHIIHGVEDELIPIAAVRKYAHAHGIPLHEIEGAGHFFHGRLKPLQALVESLCR
- the aroG gene encoding 3-deoxy-7-phosphoheptulonate synthase AroG, producing MTGYRTDDTRIEQGDELLAPMQVMRELKASETALKTTFDGRKQIHDVLRGADDRLVVIVGPCSIHDTRAAMEYAHKLKALATELARELVVVMRVYFEKPRTTVGWKGLINDPHLNESFDINEGLRLARKLLLEINEQGLPCGTEFLDLISPQYIADLVSWGAIGARTTESQSHRQLASGLSCPVGFKNGTDGNIRIAVDAIKAANAPHHFVSITKSGHVAVFRTAGNEDCHVILRGGKKPNFDAESVSQVCTDLAAAGLRPQVMIDLSHANSSKQFERQIEVGQDVARQIAAGDERIMGVMIESHLSPGRQDLVPGKPLAYGQSITDACIGWDATEPLLRELAAAVQARRLAEPRRDE
- a CDS encoding HAMP domain-containing protein — protein: MLKPIIALLNRLSFSGKFLLTVGIALIPILYLLAMAIPNLIQAYAIADREVKGISFLQTMQPALIATQKHRGLSNAWLSGDAAAEPKVRKAAADMQAALVALNARAAENVNAFGEAEGIKTIGEQWSPLAAQGADTPAPQSFATHTKLVDHILDLAQDMAFRSGLTLDPEADSFYLQDSIVNQAWPLIELLGKTRGKTAGILARKAITPDEKAQVTALTAQIRVYAKNLANNLAYAMEVNPSLRERLAPLSEAMQEEVRRGVELTMSEAVAEGFTLPSTEYFAAATRPIDAAIQFTDVATKALTHILEGRKQSNREHMVFSIALTLVMLGLTGYIVLGMHAGILQAVGEVNLTSTALAAGDLSRPARVASRDELGRIATDVNRAREALAQLIQSAKDAADQVDIASHEVAAGSNLIAQATTRQSEAISSAAASVEELTVSVSHTADQTQDANATADEAGRMSDQGQSVANEASREMIVIAQAVRDAARQIEGLNVRADEISGIVQVIKDIADQTNLLALNAAIEAARAGEQGRGFAVVADEVRKLAERTSGATTQITGMISAIQQETRQAVTNMDASSQRAEVGERSVGETARVLTDIHGAAELVREKVDEIASASREQRIASTEIAQNVERIAQMVEENSASSEQVSTTAAHLGDLAARLKSELDQFKV
- a CDS encoding NAD(P)H-dependent oxidoreductase subunit E, whose translation is MSDPKPYYRHHLFFCLNQREDGGACCADHNAEALFEHAKKKAKKLGLHGKGGDCRVNRAGCMDRCDQGPVCVVYPDATWYTYVDEADIDEILESHLRDGKVVERLKI
- a CDS encoding NUDIX hydrolase, producing the protein MKADLTEHTLDSRDEYRGRLLHVKKDRVRLPDGAESTREYIVHPGAAVIIPVFENGDILLERQHRYPLRRDFIELPAGKFDPDETELACARRELQEETGYLAQSWSELPTFYPCIGYANERLVYFLAEGLEYSGENMDEDEFLEILRVPLPEAIAMIGDGRIDEAKTVMGLLWYERFALTALKP
- a CDS encoding TrpB-like pyridoxal phosphate-dependent enzyme — protein: MPQTKILLDESDIPTHWYNVVADMPNKPAPPLGPDGKPVGPEALAAIFPMTLIEQEVSAERWIPIPEPVREAYRMYRPSPLFRAHKLEAALGTPAKIYYKYEGVSPAGSHKVNTSIAQAYYNAQAGIKRLATETGAGQWGCSLALAGQMFGIDVRVYMVKVSYNQKPYRRSMMQTWGAEVFASPTPNTVSGRKILELDPESNGSLGIAISEAVEEAANRPDTNYALGSVLNHVCHHQTVIGLEAKKQFEKVGDYPDMVFACCGGGSNFAGTAFPFLADKAAGDAKARNTRLVAAEPTSCPTLTKGHYAYDFGDAVGLTPLMLMYTLGHDFMPPGIHAGGLRYHGDSPLVSQLYHEKLIEAVAVPQVATFEAGVAFARAEGIIPAPESCHAIRACMDEALRCKETGEPRTLFFNLSGHGHFDMSSYDRYFSGQLEDYAYPEHEIEAALHRLPKVAA
- a CDS encoding nucleotide pyrophosphohydrolase, whose translation is MPISTLEDLSAAVRQFGRERDWHQYHDPKNLTAALIVEAAELLEPFQWLTPEQSLQLPEPKREAVRQEMADVLIYLVSLANCLDIDLLQAAEDKLAINARKYPVEKAKGSCAKSHEL